The sequence below is a genomic window from Calypte anna isolate BGI_N300 unplaced genomic scaffold, bCalAnn1_v1.p scaffold_179_arrow_ctg1, whole genome shotgun sequence.
aacctcaacacaaagcctTCAGACCCTGGAGATcagaggctgttaattcactgctttcaggtgtaaactcagggggacaatgaccaaACCAAGTCAAGGTTACTGTTCTGAAggttcttcttttccttccatttccatttccatttcacactcAGCTTGTTTCTGATCCTGGGACAGAAATCActctcaaataatttttgtctCTTCAGGGCACCTCAATTTCTGGGATGCTGCAGACTCCAACTCTGCAAGAGTAAGGGagatcagaaacatttttctggattctccacagctctggaatgGGGGTTCCACAGGCACCATGGGCTAAaggccagggcagctgctctgaacTGGCCAACCCCAGTGTTCCACAGAATGACCACCAACAGTCTCCCTGTAGAGCTGGAAGTTGGTCCAGATGACATTCAAGGTCCCTTCAGACCCAAATCCTTCTATGACTAAAGTGTGTGGAGATGGCTTGGCTCCTCAACCTTCTTAAAGACGTTGGGGGGTCACAAATCTTACTGccctcaccccagggataagtttatttcccccctctcacccattcccctccctccccatcttgtgctgctctcccccagtttgggcaatactgggataaccacccccctcccatcacctcccatcacttcccagtacctgaagggggggCAAAGCCCAGGCCGGTGGGCAGGGGTAGCGATGCTCTGTCGGTCACCAGTTGGGGGGTCCCAGCTGCGGGGAGGGGGGTGTGGGTGTAGCCCATGGATGGAGGAGTgaaacctcccaggagctgcagcacaatcatgggaagcagggaaaggaggaagaaaaggtggggaggggctttgGGAGGGAAGGGACCAAAGCGGAGGGGTGAGGTTGGAAGTTGGCAATGGGGACACACCAGGGTTGTGTCCTGtggggttggggacatcaggcttgtggcatgggcagggggaggggacacatcacagctgggtggtgctgacccaacctcaacacaaagcctgcaggccctggagataagaggctgttaattcactgctttcaggtgtaaactcagggggacaataACCAACCCAGTGggtactgccctgaaggtttTTTCTTATCCTTCACTTGCACTTCAGGCTCATCTTGTTTCTAATCCTGGGCAGAAttcattctaaaatatattttttcttttcagagcacCTCAAGGTTTTGGAGGTTTCAGGCTCCAACTAAACAAGAGGAAGGGAGATCAGAAGTGCTCTGTTGggttctctcctcttccagaaTGAGGGATACATGTGACCATGGGCTAAAAGCCGGGGCAGATGGTCTGACCTGGCCAACCACAGTGTTTCACAGTATGATCACAAACTGTCTCTTTTCTTGCAACCCTCGGGGCTccattccttctcctctttcccctccaaGGGGTTTTCCAGTAATTAAAAACTTTCTAAGCTGCAAGGCTTGTTCAGAGTGCTGTGAGCTTTGGGGATGATCGCCTGGACCCCCGTCATCACTTCCAAAGGTTACACATTTTATCACAAAATAATCAAATGGGAAgggatgaggagggacttttgacaaggTCTTGGAGTGAGCAGACAATGGGAAAATGGTTTCAGATTTGAAGAGGGGTGATTGACTTGatatctgaggaagaaattcttttctgtgagggagACGAGAAACTGGATGAGGTTGGCCAGAGAAtctctggctgccccatccctggaagtgttcaaggcaagGTTGGAATGGGCTTAAAGCATCCTGCTGATTCGTGGTTCTACATGAACACAACAAGTGAAGGTTATGGGCTGTGTAAAATACCCCCATGAGTCTCAAAGGCGGGATTTGTTGTTGAAAGAAAAGGGTTAACAGCCACAAAGTTATGCCGagtttaaaaacctgaaggggTGGTGtaatgggggtggggaggagggaatgggaggacacaCTTCCTGACCTgatcacaaaacaaagacctcaggaacctggagataagaagctgttgaatcagtgctttcagATGTAAATCAGGAGGACAATGACCAAGGCAGCctttactgccctgaaggttcttctgtgtctttggtGTGCATAGCAAACCCTAAAGTCTTCTCCAGAGGCCTTCAGACTTTTGGGAAATTGCTGCTGGCACCTTTTCTGGGCAGATCTTTATAAACCAAATATCTCTGCTCTGGGTGGGGATTGGTCTTTAAAacaggagacaactgacagaagcctgactgcaggctgctggaggcaTCCTGTCTCATGACCCACggtgtcacagaggtttcaggagagctcatgaagcatccctcctgacaggcaaggagcagtaacgctcctctgaagagctgtgccaggcagaAACACCCGTGCCACATGCTCCCCtggctccctggcagcaggactgagtGGCCACCAGAAACTCTGCCTGAACAGaaccaggggggtttggggagaaaagtttcagaatcagctcctcaaacacccagagcttttgccagctgtgctactcaagcatttcaagcacacccAATCCAaacccagctctcccagcagccacagtgcctctgccatcaacatcttcaagcaggggaaaggaaccgctctgagagctgcagggcagaggagaggggcagctgagagcagtccccgaggggagagcagtgctggagcagagacaccttcccctctggggaaaggagagaggagaagggagagagactgaggggctggaaactcaactgcacagctggcatggaacagccctgctggaaaggaaaagaaggaaatctagacacagagagacaaaagccatctcaccttcctgccccttgccccagACATCCTCACGTTGCTCAAATGggacttttttctaaaattttctgtatttcagttaaaaactgATGTCACCCTGGTACAGggtgctcctccatgggctgcagatccacatctgcccctccgtgctcctccatgggctgcaggggacagctgccctctccccacagcctgcaggggaactgctgttctggcccttccttcagtcactgaccttggggtcttgtggagggctggcagcaggcttccacctccttctccatggacatctcgggcattttctgccacagacattccatggtcacccagggcagctgctgactcctgagggaggtgctctcccagatatgggcacCCCAGGTCTCCACACCCCTTATATACCCCCAGGGTCACTGCAGAGACCCCCATGACCGTGGTGTCCaaggcaccagaccctgcatcacaaaaccctggtggtggctgtggagatgcccagatctggaactggctgggactatgtcacagaacaatggaatcatggaatgggctgggttggaagggttcaagatcatctagttccaacccaacccatccaTGGTTCCACTCAACTGaagcccctgtccccatggaactccctTCTTAAACCCATTCACAGCATCAGCCCCAGTCAGTGCTGGTGGACAGACAGCTGAgtatcagccagctgtgtgcccaggtggtcagGAAGGCCAccaacatcctggcttgtatcaggaatagcagGGCCAGCAGGAGTAGTAAAGTGATCGTGCCCATGGAGAAAGACAGgcaacagtgttggcacaagtgctggacactgaggcactgtcACATCCTTTCAGGAGGACTTTTGGGTtactgatggcactgtgaccctcatcatctcgtgaacttcccacccaccacatcacccacctcttcaatccagacatccccagtctggctacaacaggacaatggtagagcatggcaaagggcttgctaaaggccagcTGCACCCCaggcctttctgtcccctgcccactctgcttcagcaatcccctctttgtccttcacctgcctgcagcaggatggaccccatcactgtcccagggactgaggtcatagaatcatggaatcctagaatgttaggggttggaagggacctctagagatcatccagtccaacccctctgccaaagcaggatcacccagggcaggccacacaggaacacacccagggaTGTGTTGTAAATCTctagaaaaggagactccacaacctctctgtgcagcctgttccagtattcCCACAGCCTCACAGACAAGAAGTTTtgcctcatgttgaggtggaatttcctatgttccagctcaAACCCActgttccactgaaaagagattggccccttccttttgacacccacccctcagatatttataaacattcataacatcccctcctcagccttGATTTCTCAAAGCTAAAAAGCTCCAACTCTCACAGTTATTCTTCATATGAGAGATGTTCAAGACttggattggatgttaggaaaaagttctttacatAGAGGGCAGTGGATAAAAGAGAagaggatgcccagggaggtagttgtagcctcatccttggagatatttaaagtgAGGCCTGAGGAGGTCTGAAAAAACTTATCTCATAGTGACTGGCCCTGCTaattgcaggggggttggattagaAGGACTTTAGAAATCCCTTGAAACCCAAATAagtttgtgattctatgattctatgacaataTGAACTTTGACCACCTCAGTTACCATGGAGAGTGCCCCGAGTTATCCCAAGATGGGGTTTGGAGGCCCCAAGCCCATGGCCAGTCTGAAGAAGTTGATGATGGGTCaatgctcagtgctgtggagacTGTGAGCAGTAGAGCAGTATCCTGGGAGTGCCTGAAAGGTGGGTTTGGGaatggtggagcttttcttcacagtgggaaacagcttgggcaagaaagaatggcccaaagggcagctggggatgcctggaggggagagcagaagaaagaaatgtcactgcaagggccatgctggggaacaccacatcccccagaaggagcctggatcagcccaaggctctgtgtgccaaggcagaggcagggaggacacagagatgtcaggagaggaaggggacagcaaggtggggcaggcgggtgaaggagcagagcctgcagggcaagaggcacaggggatgggacagcccaggacagactgtgctggagaggagagagggaaaagctgtggaaaagctggaggcacacttggcagagccaagctctccatgcctttgctgatggctcttgtctctgtccctgatggccatggggagacaagtggagcttccagcagcactggggctcagggcctccttgtccatgtgcaggaggctgggaggtgccgtgccatagtcctgcccttggcattgcccatctccacatgccagtgctgccaggagagccctgagggctgaggcagggacaggatctccctcccttgccaggggctggggctcagggctggcacctttggggaatgggctcagggctgggccctttgcagtcctgacacacagccaggcttcctcagcaccagagccacctgcaccttccttttccccacctgccatcactgcctcctgcttcctgctccccccacaccctgcaggggacgctgctttctcagggctgtccctcagggggacccaggcacatgccaagaaactttggaaactttggactctgccttggactttcttggggagaaagaagcttctgcagcttcctctccttgcctcttgagcaattgtcatgggctcagcatcaaccccccagagggctcattacagctgtgagctgggctcctgggatggagggagctgctggcaagtaggcagtgctgcagagagagagctctgggcaggagcagctcctctgcagagcgcagcagggctgaggacactgccagggtatctgggggagatgagcaaggcagagagagcttcaagggggtgaagatggaggggatgagtggaggctcagtggaggagaaccttcccagcttctgacatggtgagtgtctggtgcagggcagtgaagctggtgcagttcctggaggcatctcctaaagctgcagagccagagctgctgggagctgtaaggggggaaggggctggaggtggaaggggaattgtgaagaggagtgagggggtgtgtgcaggcaggggtgcccagggctgtccttcagagcagggtcctgcagcccaggggctgtgtgctggggcagggactctgctgcctgcctgcctgcctgcctgccaggggcagctctcagcctgcccggggagctccctggtgctggcagaagctgtggctggcaggagacagggagcacagggcaggctcctggtgctggtgagagagggatgaattgctcagggctgctcacagctccagctgatgcccagaagatttctgaggggacttttcaggagtcccttcagggcagggctttcctgctcctggctgggctctcctcaggctctgcttccacttgtctctccaggacatggaaagctctttctgcactctgcagaaggcacagagaccccagttctcctcagcccttgtctgagctgctcctgagcccctgcacagccagagatgcccctggacaggtcctgctgctgccaggaggggtctgcagggcagagctgagcactcagtgggtgggatgggggctgtgagcactgacagggaggagagctggggacagagaaagagctgcaggcagcagagatgggcagggatggagagggagctgctgcctggaagatgatggcaggggggattcctgcacctcccagccatcccctgcagagctgctgccctccctagagctaaaccctgctctctgtcacacagcacagtcccccagcccttcagatcatGGGCACTGAATTCTGAGCATCCTTCCAGCAACCCTTTGCACCAGAGAGGAGAAGTGCTGgagtctctgcctgtgtctccctgtcccgactctcttggcagcagaactttggcaggttcccctcttgcccctgctgctgctgcccttatttttccctttctttttgctgggcCGGGGCGGGGGGAGCATTTAGGATACCTCATTTAAGGTTCTAGtcctctttgtgcagctgagagcaggactgatggacagagcAGCTGTCCTCACTCTGCACTAAGGGACAGTCCCTCTGCCTCTCAGCATCCTTAAGgtttcacttgcagagcagcagaaatgccaggGGCTTCTGCATTAAAATGCTCTTCCTGTGTGTGGGAGAAACTGGACCAGACCAATCCATTCAGAGtcctttcagctctgctctgcaggctgtaTATTGAGGGTGACAATGCTGAAAAGCTATTTAATATCAAGAATGATTTAATCTGAGATCCCCCCTGCTCCTTTCTACCAGTTGGTGTATGGCAGCACTGACCCCTCCCACTCCTTTATGGACATGAAACAAGGATAAGCCAGGGTGTTTAAAAGGGGCATGCCAAAGTTTTTcatgaaacaggaaaagcaaatttgTGAATATCTAGGAAAAACTTAGTAATGTAAAGAAACACTGCTCtaaattctcccttttttttctttcactgataGATCTATATCCCTAGTGGCatcagatgtccaacagcagctccatcaggcagttcctcctcctggcatttgcagacaggcgggagctgcagctcttgcacttctggctcttcctgggcatctacctggctgccctcctgggcaacggcctcatcatcaccaccatcgcctgtgaccaccacctccacacccccatgtacttcttcctcctcaacctctccctcctcgacctgggatccatctccaccactctgcccaaagccatggccagttccctctgggacaacacggacatctcctacaagggatgtgctgcacagctcttcttctttttattcttcatcaCAGCagagttttatctcctgaccatcatgtcctacgaccgctacgtggccatctgcaaacccctgcactacgggaccctcctgggcagcagagcttgtgtccacatggcagcagctgcctggggctctgggtttctcactgctctgctgcacacagccaatacattttccctgcccctctgccagggcaatgccctggaccagttcttctgtgaaatcccccagatcctcaagctctcctgctcacactcctacctcagggaaattGGGCTTCTTGTATTAGGTTGTTTCTTAgcttttggctgttttgttttcatcgtggtgtcctatgtggagatcttcagggctgtgctgaggatcccctctgagcagggaaggcacaaagccttttccacgtgcctccctcacctggtCGTGGTCTCCCTGTTCGTCAGCACTGGCATCTTCACCTACttgaagcccccctccatctccttcccacccctggacctggtggtgtcatttctgtactcagtggttcctccagcagtgaaccccctcatctacagcatgaggaacctGGAGCtcaaaagtgcatttttaaaactgatcactatatattttttaaaaaaaattaactgagtTACTTTTACTGCAACTCATTCATATTGTAACTCAGTACACACCCAGCCAGCCATCAcccatttcttttcttatttatgcACATataagaatttaaatttttttgtcctttctcattatttttctgtccagaTTTTCTTTGACTTTCATTAAGAGCTTTCCTTTTTCGGtgtatttaaatagaataaaGAAACTTTGAGTGTCTTGTTTTCTTGAATGCCTTTCTTTGAGaccctctctggagctgcagggcagtgcctgtgtgcagagGTGAAGGGGAAAGAGTCCTGgcacaatcatagaatcatagaatcatagaatgggctgggttggaagggacctcagagatcatcgagtccaacccttgaacatTCCCCaccagcttagtgtcatctgtgaatttgctgatgatggactcaatcccctcgtctaaatcatcaataaagatattggacagaactgggcccaacactgatccctaggggacaccactagtgactggctgccaactggatcagccccgttcagcaccactctctgggcccagctctccagccagttcctaacccagcacagggtgctcctgtccaagctgttggctgacagctttttcaggaagatgttgtgggagacggtgtctaaagctttgctgaagtccaggtacaccacatccacagccttcccctcatccaccaatCGGGTCACCTGAccataaaaggagatcaggcATGATCAGGCatgcccttcctaaacccgtgctggctggaAACAACAGAGCTGTCACTTTGACCTCAGTCCCAGGGAGGTTGATGCAGCAGATCAATTATTACAGTCAATGGAGTGAAATCCAGCTGGTGTGGGGGTTCACGAGTGGTGTCTCCCTGGGCTCaatgctggggctgctcctttTGAGCATCTTTATCAGCGACCTAgatgaggggatagagtgcaCCCTGATTAAATCTGCaggtgacactaagctgggtggaagtgttgatgtacctgagggtagggaggctctgcagagggatctggacaggcttgaTGGATGGGCCAAGGCTGAGTGCATGAGTTTCACTAAGGCCAAATgtcgggtcctgcacttgggccacaccaacccccagcagcactacaggcttggggaggagtggctggagagctgcccagcagagagggacctgggggtgctgattgAGAGCTGGATGAACATGAACCAtaagtgtgcccaggtggccaagaaggccaccaccaccctggcCTGATTCAGGAAgagtgtgaccagcagggccagggaggtgatcttacccttgtcctcagccctggtgaggctgcacctcgagcactgtgtgcagttttgggcaccacaggataggaaggacatggaggtgctggagagggtgcagagaagggaaaccaaACTGATCAGGGGTTTGGAGAACAGGACTtatgaggaggggctgagggaactggggttgatCAGCTtagggaagagaaggctgaggggagacctcattgctctctacaactacctcaaaggaggtggtagtgagACAGACgctgggctcttctctcttGTTACCAGTGACAGGAGAAGAATAAATGGGTTAAAGCTCAACCAGGGGTGGTTCAGGTTAGATaacaggaaaaacttcttcacagaaagagttgttcagcattggaacaggctgcccagggaggtggtgggggcaccatccctggaggtgttcaaaagacaggTAGAGGAAGAGCCTGTAGTGggtggtttagtggttaggggtTGTAGAGTGGAcagctggactcaatgatctttttaGGTCTTTCCAACTTtgatgattctttgattctaggGAGGGAGATCTCTGTTATTTCTATATCTCTATTATTTCATCATCACTGTGCCCAAGATGGCCTCCAACCATCACATCAGCCACAAGTCCTTCTCTGTTTAGAAACAGGAGGTTCATTGCAGTGTCTTCTCTGGTTGGTTGCCTCACAAGTGTGTCAGGAAGGtctcttccacacactccaggaaTTTCCAGacctgttccctctctgctgtgctgtatttccagcagacgTGTGGGAAGGTGAAGTGAGAACAAGGTCTCAGCTATTGCAGTTCTACTTCATCTGCCTCTCCATCCTAGATGGGTCCTCTAGAGCTATGTTGGTTCCTACTGATAGGACTGGACACATTTTGACATCCCAAATACggaagaaatttttgaaaaaacaacCTCTGTAATTAGCAATAGGGAGAATGAAAAGGTCAGGAACTATGCCCCCtccataaaagagaaaaagggaaaagtgtaaTTATTAACAATGTCCAGGAGATGGCATCCAAAGAATGGAGATGTCTCCTGCACTGGTTTTTCATAAGAGAAATGGTAAGAACTGTAATTATTAACAGtc
It includes:
- the LOC115600252 gene encoding olfactory receptor 14A16-like → MSNSSSIRQFLLLAFADRRELQLLHFWLFLGIYLAALLGNGLIITTIACDHHLHTPMYFFLLNLSLLDLGSISTTLPKAMASSLWDNTDISYKGCAAQLFFFLFFITAEFYLLTIMSYDRYVAICKPLHYGTLLGSRACVHMAAAAWGSGFLTALLHTANTFSLPLCQGNALDQFFCEIPQILKLSCSHSYLREIGLLVLGCFLAFGCFVFIVVSYVEIFRAVLRIPSEQGRHKAFSTCLPHLVVVSLFVSTGIFTYLKPPSISFPPLDLVVSFLYSVVPPAVNPLIYSMRNLELKSAFLKLITIYFLKKIN